A window from Nocardioides mesophilus encodes these proteins:
- a CDS encoding alpha-1,4-glucan--maltose-1-phosphate maltosyltransferase yields the protein MVGRIPVMDVTPVIEGGRYAAKAALGEPFTVSALVFREGHDALNADVVLIDPRGKRRPPVRMHPRPEEVGRWEADVVPDAVGPWTFEIESWSDPVATWRHNAEIKIPAGIDVELMFTEGALLLERAVAELPRRAKGRSTLNEALKGIRDTRRPDPVRYAAAVSSDVDEVLAAYPLRDLVTTAGPYPFFADRALALTGSWYEFFPRSEGAYVDATTGKTVSGTFATASERLDAVAAMGFDVIYLPPVHPIGEVNRKGPNNTLDPGPDDVGSPWAIGSKDGGHDAIHPDLGTFEDFDAFVARARELGLEVALDLALQAAPDHPWVTSHPEWFTTRADGTIAYAENPPKKYQDIYPVNFDNDPQGIANEVLRIVRLWMSHGVRIFRVDNPHTKPVQFWEWLLGEIRKSDPDVVFLSEAFTKPPMMRALGTVGFHQSYTYFTWRTAKWEIEDYFNELSHESSAVLRPNFFVNTPDILHGFLQYGGPAAFKIRAALAATGSPSWGVYAGFELYEHVAVKPGSEEYLDSEKYQIRIRDWKAAETEGRTLAPYLTRLNEIRREHRSLQLLRNLTVHSSDDDAVVVYSKSAPAVDGNRADPGSLEDIVIVVVNVDPHGTRETTVNLNMPALGMDWHDQFSVHDEITGQSWTWGQRNYVRLDPYYEPAHILTVRRAIP from the coding sequence ATGGTCGGACGAATCCCCGTCATGGACGTCACCCCTGTCATCGAAGGAGGTCGGTACGCCGCCAAGGCCGCTCTGGGCGAGCCCTTCACCGTCAGCGCGCTGGTCTTCCGCGAGGGCCACGACGCGCTCAACGCGGACGTGGTGCTCATCGACCCCCGGGGCAAGCGCCGGCCGCCGGTGCGGATGCACCCGCGACCCGAGGAGGTCGGTCGCTGGGAGGCGGACGTGGTCCCCGACGCGGTCGGGCCGTGGACCTTCGAGATCGAGTCGTGGAGCGACCCGGTCGCGACCTGGCGGCACAACGCCGAGATCAAGATCCCGGCCGGGATCGACGTCGAGCTGATGTTCACCGAGGGCGCGCTGCTGCTCGAGCGCGCCGTCGCGGAGCTCCCCCGGCGGGCGAAGGGGCGCTCGACGCTCAACGAGGCGCTCAAGGGCATCCGCGACACCCGGCGTCCCGACCCGGTGCGCTACGCCGCCGCGGTCTCCTCCGACGTCGACGAGGTGCTCGCCGCCTACCCGCTGCGTGACCTGGTGACCACCGCCGGGCCCTACCCGTTCTTCGCCGACCGCGCCCTCGCCCTGACCGGCAGCTGGTACGAGTTCTTCCCCCGCTCCGAGGGCGCCTACGTCGACGCCACCACCGGCAAGACCGTCTCCGGCACCTTCGCGACCGCGTCCGAGCGCCTCGACGCGGTGGCCGCGATGGGCTTCGACGTGATCTACCTCCCACCCGTCCACCCGATCGGCGAGGTCAACCGCAAAGGGCCGAACAACACCCTGGACCCGGGCCCGGACGACGTCGGGTCGCCCTGGGCGATCGGTTCCAAGGACGGCGGCCACGACGCGATCCACCCCGACCTGGGCACCTTCGAGGACTTCGACGCCTTCGTGGCGCGGGCCCGTGAGCTCGGCCTCGAGGTGGCGCTCGACCTGGCGTTGCAGGCCGCGCCCGACCACCCCTGGGTCACCTCGCACCCCGAGTGGTTCACGACCCGGGCCGACGGCACCATCGCCTACGCCGAGAACCCGCCGAAGAAGTACCAGGACATCTACCCGGTCAACTTCGACAACGACCCACAGGGCATCGCCAACGAGGTGCTCCGCATAGTCCGGCTCTGGATGAGCCACGGCGTGCGGATCTTCCGCGTCGACAACCCGCACACCAAGCCGGTGCAGTTCTGGGAGTGGCTGCTCGGGGAGATCCGCAAGAGCGACCCGGACGTCGTCTTCCTCTCCGAGGCCTTCACCAAGCCGCCGATGATGCGGGCGCTGGGCACCGTCGGGTTCCACCAGTCCTACACGTACTTCACCTGGCGCACCGCCAAGTGGGAGATCGAGGACTACTTCAACGAGCTGTCACACGAGAGCAGCGCGGTGCTGCGGCCGAACTTCTTCGTGAACACCCCCGACATCCTGCACGGCTTCCTGCAGTACGGCGGCCCGGCGGCGTTCAAGATCAGGGCCGCTCTGGCCGCGACCGGCTCCCCCAGCTGGGGGGTCTACGCCGGCTTCGAGCTCTACGAGCACGTCGCGGTGAAGCCCGGCAGCGAGGAGTACCTCGACTCCGAGAAGTACCAGATCCGGATCCGGGACTGGAAGGCCGCGGAGACGGAGGGCCGGACGCTGGCGCCGTACCTCACCCGGCTCAACGAGATCCGCCGCGAGCACCGAAGCCTGCAGCTGCTGCGCAACCTCACGGTGCACAGCAGCGACGACGACGCGGTCGTCGTCTACAGCAAGTCCGCGCCCGCCGTGGACGGCAACCGCGCCGACCCCGGCAGCCTCGAGGACATCGTGATCGTGGTCGTGAACGTCGACCCGCACGGCACCCGCGAGACGACCGTCAACCTCAACATGCCCGCCCTGGGCATGGACTGGCACGACCAGTTCTCAGTGCACGACGAGATCACCGGCCAGTCGTGGACCTGGGGCCAGCGCAACTACGTCCGTCTCGATCCCTACTACGAACCCGCTCACATCCTCACCGTCCGGAGGGCCATCCCCTGA
- a CDS encoding M36 family metallopeptidase produces the protein MSPAPAAPPPLPQTPPRTRTRRRSGTSARRRGAAGLLATALAVSVAQLPLSSFGADRTGPAAAASRGWGDSPAGLGDLDTRGTAAPTLTQRRAAAALGATVRWNAFGTPSSIFSPSGSLGSTGGADAVTAARDWVRTHRSLLGLSSSQVEGLELVNNQKLAGSRARAVLLRQRFGQLSPALASMVTVGVADGRIVYVSSSLTRTTGTPAAPVLNAEQAWLTAATNVGERLSLSDITRSVDPVTRGDWTRMRVTGLAQEQLARLRALALADGTVRPVFETNVVDVQGGSAKAYTVMVDAVTGAVLHRENQVEHSSDVQPFNGEITATQCGPRHEFELTDANTRQIAVVASTVNPANDITIKLFGANGEPLSSADLGTSPETLTYAPGGTLPKGVYATQVCPYESPTVPFTAPGTYTAVVTTSDSTGPQAQVPYPPKWAFFTANPSLDFSTDTVPGNRKVGCWEDQVDGARVPGCDLDLVNLAAKAPWDYSFDSQTPTFTTIGNAANTHEAWASPLTPGGLFQAPVSPTREYTPAFTDAWQNSRCNPANLVPGGNDIDASVTQLFASHNRMHDYSYFLGFTEQNYNLQQNNLGANPDPTRENDPEVGNAQAGGVTGASPASSAGTTRTRSRCRTASPASPTSTCSSRSPGRSTRRAPTAATT, from the coding sequence TTGTCCCCTGCGCCCGCCGCTCCGCCACCCCTCCCGCAGACCCCGCCGCGCACCCGCACCCGGCGCCGGTCCGGCACCTCCGCCCGGCGCCGCGGTGCCGCCGGACTGCTCGCCACCGCGCTCGCCGTCAGCGTGGCCCAGCTGCCGCTGAGCAGCTTCGGCGCCGACCGCACCGGCCCCGCCGCCGCGGCCTCGCGCGGGTGGGGCGACTCCCCCGCCGGCCTCGGCGACCTCGACACCCGCGGTACGGCGGCGCCGACACTCACCCAGCGCCGCGCGGCAGCGGCCCTCGGCGCGACCGTGCGCTGGAACGCCTTCGGCACGCCGTCCTCGATCTTCTCCCCCTCCGGGAGCCTCGGCTCCACCGGCGGCGCCGACGCGGTCACGGCCGCCCGCGACTGGGTGCGGACCCACCGCTCGCTGCTCGGGCTGAGCTCGAGCCAGGTGGAGGGCCTGGAGCTGGTGAACAACCAGAAGCTCGCCGGCTCCCGCGCCCGGGCGGTGCTGCTGCGCCAGCGGTTCGGACAGCTGTCCCCGGCGCTGGCCAGCATGGTCACCGTCGGCGTGGCCGACGGCCGGATCGTCTACGTCTCCTCGTCCCTGACCCGGACCACCGGCACGCCTGCCGCGCCGGTGCTGAACGCCGAGCAAGCCTGGCTCACCGCGGCCACCAACGTCGGCGAGAGGCTGAGCCTCTCCGACATCACCAGGTCGGTCGACCCGGTCACGCGCGGGGACTGGACCCGGATGCGGGTCACCGGCCTGGCGCAGGAGCAGCTGGCCCGGCTGCGGGCGCTCGCCCTCGCCGACGGCACGGTGCGACCGGTCTTCGAGACCAACGTGGTCGACGTGCAGGGCGGCTCGGCCAAGGCCTACACGGTGATGGTGGACGCCGTCACCGGCGCGGTCCTGCACCGCGAGAACCAGGTGGAGCACTCCAGCGACGTACAACCCTTCAACGGGGAGATCACGGCGACGCAGTGCGGGCCGCGACACGAGTTCGAGCTCACCGACGCCAACACCCGGCAGATCGCGGTGGTCGCCTCCACCGTGAACCCGGCCAACGACATCACCATCAAGCTGTTCGGAGCGAACGGCGAGCCGCTCTCCTCCGCGGACCTCGGGACCAGCCCCGAGACGCTCACCTACGCCCCGGGCGGCACCCTGCCGAAGGGCGTCTACGCCACCCAGGTGTGTCCCTACGAGAGCCCCACCGTCCCGTTCACGGCCCCCGGCACCTACACCGCCGTGGTGACCACCTCGGACTCCACGGGTCCGCAGGCTCAGGTGCCGTACCCGCCGAAGTGGGCGTTCTTCACCGCGAACCCCTCGCTGGACTTCTCCACCGACACGGTCCCCGGCAACCGCAAGGTCGGCTGCTGGGAGGACCAGGTCGACGGGGCCCGGGTGCCGGGCTGCGACCTCGACCTCGTGAACCTGGCCGCGAAGGCACCCTGGGACTACAGCTTCGACTCCCAGACCCCCACCTTCACCACGATCGGCAACGCGGCGAACACCCACGAGGCCTGGGCCAGCCCGCTCACGCCGGGAGGCCTGTTCCAGGCGCCGGTGTCACCGACCCGGGAGTACACCCCGGCGTTCACGGACGCCTGGCAGAACAGCAGGTGCAACCCGGCCAACCTGGTCCCGGGAGGCAACGACATCGATGCCTCCGTGACACAGCTGTTCGCCTCCCACAACCGGATGCACGACTACTCCTACTTCCTCGGCTTCACCGAGCAGAACTACAACCTGCAGCAGAACAACCTGGGCGCGAACCCGGACCCGACCCGGGAGAACGACCCGGAGGTCGGCAACGCCCAGGCCGGCGGTGTCACCGGGGCCAGCCCAGCTTCCTCGGCCGGGACAACGCGAACCAGATCGCGCTGCAGGACGGCGTCCCCGGCATCACCAACCAGTACCTGTTCCAGCCGATCGCCGGGGCGTTCTACGCGCCGTGCACCGACGGCAGCTACGACATGA
- a CDS encoding M36 family metallopeptidase, translating to MALQDGVPGITNQYLFQPIAGAFYAPCTDGSYDMSIVGHEYTHAISNRMIGGPDEGITSEQGGAMGESWGDLVAGEYLFSHQYSNGANPWAVGPYATGNRTEGIRDYPINANPLTYGDYGFDSTGVEVHADGEIWNGTQWDVRQALVRKWDRAYPSGNDRLQRRCADGTATKAPLEASKCPGNRRWVQLMFDAFLLQQGATSMLDARDAMLAADQMRFAGVDQLVLWQAFARRGMGSDARTAGADDGQPVPGYRAPGTKSATVRFAPVLVDEAGRTARGRIYLGRWEARATPSADTLRGTPLDESLKMAPGRYDVLFAGQGTGLKRFTLTVKAGQRLTKTLRLESNVASGSNGARVVGSSAGSLNAGYLIDDTEATSWAGVNAEQSVDAANPYVVIDLAGGKHTLRSARVSAMLRPAAEAGTDPQDDPDSGSRFTALRRFAIETCVQAPGTDCTGPSAVWKRVYVSPASAFPAVRPRPVAPKLALRTFPLPDVRASHVRFVALENQCTGFAGYAGELDSDPFNATDCKAASDADLSVRAAELELFD from the coding sequence ATCGCGCTGCAGGACGGCGTCCCCGGCATCACCAACCAGTACCTGTTCCAGCCGATCGCCGGGGCGTTCTACGCGCCGTGCACCGACGGCAGCTACGACATGAGCATCGTCGGCCACGAGTACACCCACGCGATCAGCAACCGCATGATCGGCGGACCCGACGAGGGGATCACCTCCGAGCAGGGCGGAGCCATGGGCGAGTCCTGGGGTGACCTGGTCGCCGGGGAGTACCTCTTCAGCCACCAGTACTCCAACGGCGCGAACCCGTGGGCGGTCGGCCCCTACGCCACCGGGAACAGGACCGAGGGCATCCGGGACTACCCGATCAACGCCAACCCGCTGACCTACGGCGACTACGGCTTCGACAGCACCGGGGTCGAGGTGCACGCCGACGGCGAGATCTGGAACGGCACCCAGTGGGACGTCCGGCAGGCCCTGGTGCGCAAGTGGGACCGGGCCTACCCCTCCGGCAACGACCGGCTGCAGCGGCGCTGCGCCGACGGGACCGCCACCAAGGCCCCGCTGGAGGCCAGCAAGTGCCCGGGCAACCGCCGCTGGGTGCAGCTGATGTTCGACGCCTTCCTGCTCCAGCAGGGCGCCACCAGCATGCTGGATGCCCGCGACGCCATGCTCGCCGCGGACCAGATGCGCTTCGCCGGGGTCGACCAGTTGGTGCTGTGGCAGGCGTTCGCGCGCCGCGGGATGGGCAGCGACGCCCGCACCGCCGGCGCCGATGACGGCCAGCCGGTGCCCGGCTACCGGGCCCCCGGGACCAAGTCGGCCACGGTGCGCTTCGCTCCGGTCCTGGTCGACGAGGCCGGCCGGACCGCTCGCGGCCGGATCTACCTCGGTCGCTGGGAGGCCAGGGCGACGCCGTCGGCCGACACCCTGCGGGGCACGCCGCTCGACGAGTCGCTGAAGATGGCTCCGGGCCGCTACGACGTGCTGTTCGCCGGGCAGGGCACCGGGCTCAAGCGGTTCACCCTCACGGTCAAGGCCGGCCAGCGGCTGACCAAGACACTGAGGCTGGAGAGCAACGTCGCCTCGGGCAGCAACGGGGCCCGGGTGGTCGGCTCGAGTGCCGGCAGCCTCAACGCCGGCTACCTCATCGACGACACCGAGGCGACGAGCTGGGCGGGCGTGAACGCCGAGCAGAGCGTCGACGCCGCGAACCCCTACGTCGTCATCGACCTGGCCGGCGGCAAGCACACGCTGCGCTCGGCCCGGGTGAGCGCGATGCTGCGGCCGGCCGCCGAGGCGGGCACCGACCCGCAGGACGACCCGGACTCGGGATCGCGGTTCACGGCGTTGCGCCGGTTCGCGATCGAGACCTGCGTGCAGGCACCGGGCACCGACTGCACGGGTCCGAGCGCGGTCTGGAAGCGGGTCTACGTGAGCCCGGCGTCGGCCTTCCCGGCGGTGCGGCCGCGGCCGGTGGCGCCGAAGCTGGCGCTGCGCACGTTCCCGCTGCCCGACGTACGCGCCTCCCACGTGCGGTTCGTCGCGCTCGAGAACCAGTGCACCGGCTTCGCCGGCTACGCCGGGGAGCTCGACAGCGACCCGTTCAACGCCACCGACTGCAAGGCTGCCTCCGACGCCGACCTGTCGGTGCGTGCCGCCGAGCTGGAGCTGTTCGACTGA
- the treS gene encoding maltose alpha-D-glucosyltransferase: MSAEQHEMPPTAEGLPDHQPDWFKTAVFYEVLVRSFKDSNGDGVGDFKGLTEKLDYLEWLGVDCLWVPPFFTSPLRDGGYDVADYVDILPEVGTVDDFHHFLDESHARGIRVIIDFVMNHTSDQHPWFQASRSDPEGPYGDFYVWSDTDELYDDARIIFVDTEPSNWTWDPVRQQYFWHRFYSHQPDLNFDNPKVHQAMFEALSFWLDMGIDGFRLDAVPYLYERPGTNGENLKETHDFLKDVRTYVDEHYPDRVLLAEANQWPSDVVDYFGDFEKGGDECHMCFHFPVMPRIFMAVRRESRFPISEILEQTPAIPDNCQWGIFLRNHDELTLEMVADEDRDYMWGEYAKDPRMKANIGIRRRLAPLLDNDINQMELFTALLLSLPGSPVLYYGDEIGMGDNIWLGDRDGVRTPMQWTADRNAGFSVATPGRLALPVIQDPVFGYQRVNVETELENASSLLHWTRRMIHARRKHAAFGLGSFSDLGGSNPSVLTYVREYEAPDGTVDRVLCVHNLSRFPQPVELDLRRFEGVAPIELLGGVRFPEIGELPYLLTLGAYGFYWFRLPAPASERSIGAVPPLPNDPTLQEGSTS; this comes from the coding sequence ATGAGCGCCGAACAGCACGAGATGCCCCCGACCGCCGAGGGCCTCCCCGACCACCAGCCGGACTGGTTCAAGACCGCGGTCTTCTACGAAGTCCTGGTGCGCTCCTTCAAGGACAGCAACGGCGACGGCGTCGGCGACTTCAAGGGCCTGACCGAGAAGCTCGACTACCTGGAGTGGCTCGGCGTCGACTGCCTGTGGGTCCCGCCGTTCTTCACGTCGCCGCTGCGCGACGGCGGCTACGACGTCGCCGACTACGTCGACATCCTCCCCGAGGTCGGCACGGTGGACGACTTCCACCACTTCCTCGACGAGTCCCACGCCCGGGGCATCCGGGTGATCATCGACTTCGTCATGAACCACACCTCGGACCAGCACCCCTGGTTCCAGGCGAGCCGCTCGGACCCGGAGGGGCCCTACGGTGACTTCTACGTGTGGTCCGACACCGACGAGCTCTACGACGACGCCCGGATCATCTTCGTCGACACCGAGCCCTCCAACTGGACCTGGGACCCGGTGCGTCAGCAGTACTTCTGGCACCGCTTCTACAGCCACCAGCCAGACCTGAACTTCGACAACCCGAAGGTCCACCAGGCCATGTTCGAGGCGCTGTCGTTCTGGCTCGACATGGGCATCGACGGCTTCCGGCTCGACGCGGTCCCCTACCTCTACGAGCGCCCCGGCACCAACGGCGAGAACCTCAAGGAGACCCACGACTTCCTCAAGGACGTCCGCACCTACGTCGACGAGCACTACCCCGACCGGGTCCTGCTGGCCGAGGCGAACCAGTGGCCCTCGGACGTCGTCGACTACTTCGGCGACTTCGAGAAGGGCGGGGACGAGTGCCACATGTGCTTCCACTTCCCCGTCATGCCCCGCATCTTCATGGCGGTCCGCCGCGAGTCGCGCTTCCCGATCTCGGAGATCCTCGAGCAGACCCCGGCCATCCCCGACAACTGCCAGTGGGGCATCTTCCTGCGCAACCACGACGAGCTGACCCTCGAGATGGTGGCCGACGAGGACCGCGACTACATGTGGGGCGAGTACGCCAAGGACCCCCGCATGAAGGCCAACATCGGCATCCGCCGCCGGCTGGCGCCGCTGCTGGACAACGACATCAACCAGATGGAGCTGTTCACCGCGCTGCTGCTCTCGCTGCCGGGCTCGCCGGTGCTCTACTACGGCGACGAGATCGGGATGGGCGACAACATCTGGCTCGGCGACCGCGACGGCGTGCGCACCCCCATGCAGTGGACGGCCGACCGCAACGCGGGCTTCTCGGTGGCCACCCCCGGGCGGCTCGCCCTGCCGGTGATTCAGGACCCCGTCTTCGGGTACCAACGCGTCAATGTCGAGACCGAGCTGGAGAACGCCTCGTCGCTGCTGCACTGGACGCGGCGCATGATCCACGCCCGCCGCAAGCACGCGGCGTTCGGGCTGGGCAGCTTCAGCGACCTGGGCGGCTCGAACCCGAGCGTGCTCACCTACGTGCGCGAGTACGAAGCCCCGGACGGCACCGTCGACCGGGTGCTCTGCGTGCACAACCTGTCCCGCTTCCCGCAGCCGGTGGAGCTGGACCTGCGCCGCTTCGAGGGGGTGGCGCCGATCGAGCTGCTCGGCGGCGTCCGGTTCCCCGAGATCGGCGAGCTGCCCTACCTGCTCACCCTCGGCGCCTACGGCTTCTACTGGTTCCGGCTCCCGGCACCGGCCAGCGAGCGCTCGATCGGCGCGGTGCCACCGCTGCCGAACGACCCCACCCTCCAGGAGGGGAGCACCTCTTGA